The stretch of DNA AATATTGCGCGGTGTCGGCAGATAAGGCCGTCGGCATCAAAAGACTCGCGCAGAGCAGAGTCATCAGGCCAAATCTCGCAACACTATATGAAGGGAACCTGTTCATTCGGCTGACCTCAACACGCCCTGTTCAAATTGAGCCAGACTATAGAGAATCATTTCTGGCACCAGCTTTGGCCCAATACGATATCCTAAGCGTACTGGTGCTGGTCCTTATCAAGATACGTCAGTGCCGTACGTCTTCCTGCAGCGTGGTGCTGATAACTTTCATGTCGGTTTGGCGCATCCGTGCACGTCTTCAACCGATCCATGTTGTCATAGTTATAAGTGGTGGTCTGGTTCTTCGCATCCGCGACGGTGAGGAGATTGCCGTTGGCCGGATCGTAGGTGAAGGTGGTGGTCTGACCCAACGGGGCGGTCTGATCTGGAGGGACACCAGCGTGGTAGTCCACACAACCAACTGCCAGCGGATTTCGAGATGAAGGAAGACAGCGGTGTGCGATTCACTGTCCACCATGCAAGTCATCCGATCATGACGCCCATCGAATGAGTCTGAACGATCCGGACAACGATCAGCCTGAGCTGCGGAGGGCTCAGACAGGAGAGTCACGACAAGCAACGGGGGCAGCCACCAGCCTGTGGATCGAATCGTCTTCGCCGCAACTGTCCACATATAAAAAATTTCTTCTTCCACCCACCCCATCCATCTCCCTCTACTGGGCAGGCGGGAGCAGCTTTTTTTTTCTCGTTGTTGTTTTTCTTTTCTGGTGTGTCCGTTCAAGGAGATACACAAACTTGGCTATTTCGCGATTTATTATCAGATTTAGTCGCTTGTTGAACTTTTCTCCAAGCGATGTGGTAACGAAGCGATCAAACCCTGTATAACCCGGATCACCCCCCAACCACGAGAATCGTTGTGCACTTCGTTCCAACATGACTCGAATCCCATCAAGAGCCGTAATCAGAGCTTGTATGCCATCTACACCATATCCGTATTGAATTCCCAAGCCAGTGATTCGGAAGGCACATTCCCAGTCACCGTCTTTGCTTCTTCGTGGTTTTCCCAGGGTTACCGTCAGATCCCTACTCCGCGCACCGGCTCTATTCAGTTGGCGTTCACCAATGATTTCACCGAACTGGTGCCTCATGGCTTCACCGAGGTCTCTAGCTTTTCCTGCAGAGCTCTGACCCGCTGGCTTTCTTTTTCTGTGATCTAACGGCTTCATGAGTTCAAACGTTCTGAAAATTGACTCGTCATCGTCCCAGGTATGCCTGTTGCCATCTGCTTGGCGAATCCACACAAGTGTTGGATTGTCTTTTGCCCCTGGCAATACTGTCCAAACCTCTCCTGCCGGATGGATTTTCCCAGTAGGTTTTCCTGTGTGGTCTCTAATTACAATTCTTTTCTTGATTCGAAGTCGGTCACCCGCTTTCAGGCCGCATCTATATTTTTTTACCGGATATGCCGAAACAAATTCGTATCTTTCTTTCTTGTTGCCACGCCGCCGCAGTTTGCCCATTTCAGAGTTATTCCCGAGTTCGATTTGTTTTCTATTCTGTTTTCCTCTGACCAAGGTCGATTGTGTCTAGATCAGGATCACCAGCCTCAGCGGGATCTGCCAATTCGAGGAATATCCCGAGCCCGATTCCGCCAACCTTTCCTGCTTGCTTGGCAAATTTCAACCACTGCTTATATGCTTTGCTTACCTTTAGAGACTGTATCTGATTTCGGGTCAGCTCAGGCGGGGTTGCCCCCTTATGCGGTATCGGCTTCAACGTCTCGGCATCATACCGGCCTTGGGGCAGGTCGAAGTGAGGTCCACCGTGTCTGTACGGATCGAAATGTGGCTCTTGCTGTTTGCCTGCTAGACCATGCGGGTCCACCAATATTGTTGGGATGCTCCAGACGTAGGCGTAAAGATTGGCATCTCCTCCGAACAAACCTATCGGGTCCTCAGAAACGAATCTCTGTAACTTTGGCGAGAGGTATCTTGCTCGATAGTAATACAAATCGTTGCCATCGTTTTCGCGACCGGTGAATTGGAATGGATTGGAAAAGGCTGGATTCGCAGATTGCGTTTTTCCGAACGGGTCGTAGGTATACTGAACGGCAGAGGAACCGGCTTGATTGGTCAGCGCGAGCGTACTGCCTAACCCATCGTAGATGGAGAAGTAGGGCCCGTCCTGTCGTAAGAATCCGAACATTTCATCGATGTTGAGGCTCCGAAGATACGTCGTCCCAACCGCCCCGCCCTTGATTTCAGCAACAATGTCATTCCTGTCATAGGCGAACTGTGCCGCCTCGCCCCCGATCGCTTTACTGATCCTTCGGCCCAATGAGTCATACGAAAAGCTGGCGGTTGCACCCCCGCTGATCCCGGCGAGACGATTCCGCGCATCCCAGGTATAGCTATTCATGCCGTCATTCGTCAGATTGCCATTTTGATCATAGGTTAGCGTGGCACCAGCAAACGAGATCTGTTCGTTCGCCACATCGTAGGTGGCCGAGTGGACCGCTTGCGGCACGAGGCTCGCTGTCCCGTTTGCTCTCGTGAGACTGGTCCGATTTCCCGCTCGGTCATAGGTGTAGGTCAATGCTTCGATCAGTCCGCTCGGGCCATTGTGCGTAATGTCCG from Nitrospira sp. encodes:
- a CDS encoding RHS repeat domain-containing protein encodes the protein MDYHAGVPPDQTAPLGQTTTFTYDPANGNLLTVADAKNQTTTYNYDNMDRLKTCTDAPNRHESYQHHAAGRRTALTYLDKDQHQYA
- a CDS encoding RHS repeat-associated core domain-containing protein — encoded protein: MSIEGSVGATDRVTTITDALNQVTEFTYDPANGNLLTVKDPLNHVTTIGYNNVGQPTSVQGPIATEPPTTFAYDVHGNLLTTTDPLGNQTQRTYDVVSRLLSLTDPRGLITQFRYDGLNRVTDIADARQGLTRFTYDLNGNLLTVTDAKNQTTAYTYDSMDRLKTRKDALNRTETYSYDPAGNLASFTDRKGQQTTFQYDPLNRRIQATYPDATTRFSYDAIGRLTLAADTASGAGAIDFRYDSLDRLIQEITGQGAVAYQYDVLGRRTSMSANGLAPVGYQYDAASRLTQVAQGALTVGLGYDNANRRTSLTYPNGTSTSYAYDVASRLTDITHNGPSGLIEALTYTYDRAGNRTSLTRANGTASLVPQAVHSATYDVANEQISFAGATLTYDQNGNLTNDGMNSYTWDARNRLAGISGGATASFSYDSLGRRISKAIGGEAAQFAYDRNDIVAEIKGGAVGTTYLRSLNIDEMFGFLRQDGPYFSIYDGLGSTLALTNQAGSSAVQYTYDPFGKTQSANPAFSNPFQFTGRENDGNDLYYYRARYLSPKLQRFVSEDPIGLFGGDANLYAYVWSIPTILVDPHGLAGKQQEPHFDPYRHGGPHFDLPQGRYDAETLKPIPHKGATPPELTRNQIQSLKVSKAYKQWLKFAKQAGKVGGIGLGIFLELADPAEAGDPDLDTIDLGQRKTE